AGGAGTCACCGTGAGCGCAGCAGAACCGGCGGCCGGCGACCTCGCCGGCCGGGCCGCGATCGTGACCGGGGCCGGATCCGGGATCGGGCGCGCCACCGCCGTCGCGTTCGCCCGGGCCGGAGCCGACGTCCTCGGCGTGGGGCGCCGGGCCGAGGCCCTCGCGGACACCGCGCGGCTGCACCCGGGCATCACCGCCTTCCCCGCCGACCTCCGGGAGGAGGACGCGGCCGAATCGGTCGTCGGCGCCGCGGTCGAGCGGTGGGGCCGGGTCGACGTGCTGGTGAACAACGCGGGGGCGACCGCCCCGATGCCGCTGGCCGAGGTCACGGCCTCGCGCGTCGCCGACCTGATGGGCCTCAACGTCACCGCGCCCAGCCTGCTCGCCCGCGCCGCGCTGGAGCACCTGCGGGCCTCGCGGGGCGCGATCGTGAACGTGTCCAGCACCTACGGGCACCGCCCCATGCCGGGCGCCGCCCACTACGCCGCCTCAAAGGCCGCGCTGGAGCAGCTCACCCGCAGCTGGGCGCTGGAACTGGCTCCGCACCGGATCCGGGTCAACGCCGTCGCCCCCGGCCCCACCGAGAGCGAGGCCCTCGCGGCCGCAGGTCTGCCCGACGACGCGATCGAGCGGATCAAGAGCGACGAGGCCGACCGCATCCCGCTGGGGCGGCGCGGCGA
This sequence is a window from Spinactinospora alkalitolerans. Protein-coding genes within it:
- a CDS encoding SDR family NAD(P)-dependent oxidoreductase, with product MSAAEPAAGDLAGRAAIVTGAGSGIGRATAVAFARAGADVLGVGRRAEALADTARLHPGITAFPADLREEDAAESVVGAAVERWGRVDVLVNNAGATAPMPLAEVTASRVADLMGLNVTAPSLLARAALEHLRASRGAIVNVSSTYGHRPMPGAAHYAASKAALEQLTRSWALELAPHRIRVNAVAPGPTESEALAAAGLPDDAIERIKSDEADRIPLGRRGEPVEVAAWILRLADAHTAWLTGQILTVDGGLELT